The following coding sequences lie in one Arachis ipaensis cultivar K30076 chromosome B05, Araip1.1, whole genome shotgun sequence genomic window:
- the LOC107640056 gene encoding uncharacterized protein LOC107640056 has translation MIKNFRRKFKVNMIGLVETKKEVVTTFDVVQLWGAGAAKWEYVGSIGASGGLLLMWDETVFQMNNCYKGSRWLCVEGVLLRNNFSCAFCLVYGPHERGAKLATWEELSFLFGMCQVPFCYLGDFNEITQVEDRKGADSLTVTAVEFKSWIQDMELVDLAITDRLFTWFRGQSCSRIDRVLVSLEWLEMFPETRLRGGPRGLSDHCPLIMEVSRLRGGQFHFEV, from the coding sequence ATGATAAAGAATTTTCGTAGGAAGTTCAAGGTAAATATGATAGGCTTAGTAGAGACAAAAAAAGAAGTTGTGACAACCTTTGATGTAGTGCAACTATGGGGTGCTGGTGCTGCTAAATGGGAGTATGTTGGGTCGATTGGTGCTTCTGGAGGGCTGTTATTAATGTGGGATGAGACGGTGTTTCAGATGAATAACTGCTATAAGGGTAGTCGTTGGTTGTGTGTAGAGGGTGTGTTGCTTAGAAATAACTTTTCCTGCGCTTTCTGTCTGGTTTATGGCCCGCATGAGAGGGGGGCAAAGCTTGCTACATGGGAAGAATTGAGCTTCCTGTTTGGAATGTGTCAGGTTCCGTTTTGCTATCTGGGAGATTTCAATGAGATAACTCAGGTAGAGGATAGGAAGGGAGCTGATTCTTTGACGGTGACTGCCGTGGAGTTTAAATCATGGATACAGGATATGGAGTTAGTGGATTTAGCAATCACTGACCGGTTGTTCACCTGGTTCAGAGGGCAGTCCTGCAGTCGTATTGATAGGGTTCTGGTGAGTTTGGAGTGGTTAGAAATGTTTCCGGAAACTAGGCTGCGGGGTGGACCAAGAGGGTTATCTGACCACTGTCCGTTGATCATGGAGGTCTCTCGATTGAGAGGGGGCCAATTCCATTTCGAAGTTTAG